The following coding sequences lie in one Kamptonema formosum PCC 6407 genomic window:
- a CDS encoding ATP-binding response regulator, with amino-acid sequence MSEISEEQSILIVDDNPNNLEVLAHILTDVGYQVSVAIDGETAIEQVEYHQPELILLDIMMPGIDGFETCRRLKANPLTCEIPIIFLTALSDSNNKVNGLSVGAVDYISKPFQSEEVLARIRIHLKLYNLTRKLEQQKQLLEEKVKLRTVELLAAKEAAEAANIAKSQFLANMSHELRTPLNAIIGYSEMLQEEAEDLAQEDLIPDLKRIHGAGTHLLGLINDILDLSKIESGKVELYLETVNISLLIREIIIMVRPLVEKNANVLVVDCADNLGYMKTDLTKVRQSLFNLLSNACKFTKKGKITIKVEKEYRKSGTLNGEEHKSAILYILFKVTDTGVGISPERMEKLFQPFTQADASTTREYGGTGLGLAITKKLSRIMGGDIFVESEVGKGSTFTILLPAEVLLPK; translated from the coding sequence ATGAGTGAAATTTCAGAAGAACAATCTATTTTGATTGTAGATGATAATCCCAATAACCTAGAAGTTTTAGCCCACATATTGACAGATGTGGGTTATCAAGTTTCGGTTGCTATTGATGGTGAAACTGCGATTGAACAAGTAGAATATCATCAGCCAGAACTAATTTTATTAGATATAATGATGCCTGGTATTGATGGTTTTGAAACTTGTCGGCGATTGAAAGCTAATCCCTTAACCTGCGAAATTCCGATTATTTTTTTAACCGCTTTATCTGATTCAAATAATAAAGTTAATGGATTATCTGTAGGAGCCGTAGATTATATTTCTAAACCCTTCCAAAGTGAAGAAGTGTTAGCAAGAATTAGAATTCATTTAAAATTATATAATTTAACTAGAAAACTAGAACAGCAGAAGCAACTACTAGAAGAAAAAGTTAAATTACGGACTGTGGAATTATTAGCCGCTAAAGAAGCAGCAGAAGCAGCGAATATTGCTAAAAGCCAGTTTCTTGCTAACATGAGCCATGAACTCCGCACCCCCCTGAATGCGATTATCGGCTATAGTGAAATGTTGCAAGAAGAAGCAGAAGATTTAGCTCAAGAAGACTTAATCCCTGACCTGAAAAGAATTCACGGTGCAGGCACACATTTACTGGGTCTAATTAACGACATTCTTGACTTGTCCAAGATTGAATCTGGCAAAGTTGAACTTTACTTGGAAACCGTTAATATCTCACTGTTGATTAGGGAAATCATCATAATGGTTCGACCACTGGTCGAGAAAAATGCTAATGTCTTGGTAGTTGACTGTGCAGACAATCTTGGTTATATGAAAACTGACTTAACTAAGGTACGTCAGAGTTTATTTAATTTGCTTAGTAATGCCTGCAAATTTACAAAGAAAGGTAAAATTACTATTAAGGTAGAAAAAGAGTATCGGAAATCTGGAACGCTCAATGGGGAAGAACACAAATCAGCCATACTCTATATTTTATTTAAGGTAACTGATACTGGCGTTGGGATATCTCCAGAACGAATGGAAAAACTGTTCCAACCATTCACTCAGGCTGATGCTTCAACTACACGAGAGTATGGGGGGACTGGATTAGGGTTAGCAATTACTAAAAAGTTGTCTCGGATTATGGGTGGAGATATCTTCGTTGAAAGTGAGGTTGGTAAGGGCTCTACTTTTACTATTCTATTGCCAGCAGAAGTGCTCCTGCCTAAGTAA
- a CDS encoding adenosine deaminase → MTLHAELHRHLGGSVVPRILWRYFERHDAEIAGRFEEYSEFEQFYTKPRNTLDEYLELHTMVESVQTAETLPYFIYRLMRGAYIFENLAYLELRYTPYLRTPEHLPMSERIELMAKIVEIVGKASRVSDCPIVTSQILCMHSRLPFEVNKAIVDLAAGMGEYVCAIDVAGGDACIADRLDEFVGLYQYARSLGIKTTGHLYETPSGCYPELLPYLMRIGHGIQIPLKYPELLPEVAKMGQCLEVCPTTYLKTGTLADLRELKVVFDRCFEAGVDIAICTDNAGLHNVRLPFEYETLLTLDVIDFRQLQACQNAAFRHAFAWPYKERPEDMLTGLLKPEPLPAVVR, encoded by the coding sequence ATGACTTTACACGCTGAGTTGCACCGTCACCTGGGCGGTTCTGTAGTACCCCGGATTCTGTGGCGGTATTTTGAACGTCACGATGCTGAGATAGCTGGTCGATTTGAAGAATATTCTGAGTTTGAGCAATTTTACACCAAGCCGCGCAACACTCTGGATGAGTATTTAGAACTGCACACTATGGTAGAAAGCGTTCAGACTGCTGAAACTCTACCCTATTTTATCTATCGGTTGATGCGGGGAGCATATATTTTTGAGAATTTAGCTTATTTAGAATTGCGCTATACGCCTTATTTGCGGACACCGGAGCATTTACCGATGTCTGAGAGAATTGAGTTAATGGCGAAGATTGTGGAAATTGTCGGCAAAGCTAGTCGGGTTAGCGATTGTCCGATTGTCACTAGCCAAATTTTGTGTATGCACTCGCGTTTGCCTTTTGAGGTGAATAAGGCGATCGTAGATTTGGCGGCGGGTATGGGGGAATATGTCTGTGCTATTGATGTAGCGGGTGGTGATGCTTGTATTGCCGATCGCTTGGATGAGTTTGTGGGATTGTACCAGTATGCGCGATCGCTCGGCATCAAAACCACTGGCCATCTCTACGAAACACCTTCAGGCTGCTATCCCGAATTATTACCATATTTAATGCGAATTGGTCACGGGATTCAGATACCTTTGAAATATCCAGAATTGTTACCAGAAGTAGCAAAAATGGGGCAATGTTTGGAAGTTTGCCCGACTACTTATTTGAAGACAGGAACGCTTGCGGATTTGCGGGAATTAAAGGTAGTATTTGACCGCTGTTTTGAGGCAGGTGTTGATATTGCTATTTGCACGGATAATGCAGGTTTGCATAATGTCCGATTACCGTTTGAATACGAGACTTTGTTAACTCTGGATGTGATCGATTTTCGGCAATTACAAGCTTGTCAGAATGCGGCTTTTCGCCATGCTTTTGCTTGGCCTTATAAAGAAAGGCCAGAGGATATGTTAACAGGTTTGTTGAAGCCGGAACCTCTTCCCGCAGTCGTTCGCTAG
- a CDS encoding adenylosuccinate synthase, which translates to MANVVVIGAQWGDEGKGKITDLLSKSADVVVRYQGGVNAGHTVVVNGQTFKLHLIPSGILYPDTECIIGSGTVIDPKVLIEELDQLDALNISSRNLMISQTAHVTMPYHRLIDQASEERRGTHKIGTTGRGIGPTYADKSERTGIRILDLMDAVGLRKQLQWTINYKNVILEKLYDLPPLDPEVVIEEYLAYAERLRPHVVDSSLKIYDAVQKRRNILFEGAQGTLLDLDHGTYPYVTSSNPVAGGACVGAGVGPTMIDRVIGVAKAYTTRVGEGPFPTEMVDGVGQVLCDRGAEFGTTTGRKRRCGWFDAVIGRYAVRINGLDCLAITKLDVLDELEEIKVCVAYEIDGDRIEDFPSSSRTFARCKPIYETMPGWKQSTEDCRTLADLPKEALDYLKFLAELMAVPIAIVSLGASRDQTIIVEDPIHGPKRALLYANGTSVGVQG; encoded by the coding sequence TTGGCTAACGTAGTTGTGATCGGTGCCCAATGGGGCGATGAAGGGAAAGGAAAAATTACTGATTTGCTCAGCAAATCCGCAGATGTCGTTGTACGTTACCAAGGGGGCGTAAACGCAGGTCACACCGTTGTCGTAAACGGTCAGACCTTCAAACTGCACTTAATCCCCTCTGGAATTCTCTATCCTGATACGGAATGTATCATCGGCAGTGGGACAGTAATTGACCCGAAGGTTTTAATCGAAGAATTGGATCAGCTAGATGCGCTGAATATCTCATCGCGCAACTTGATGATATCTCAAACCGCCCACGTCACGATGCCTTATCACAGGTTGATTGACCAAGCATCGGAGGAACGGCGCGGGACTCATAAAATTGGGACGACGGGACGGGGAATTGGCCCGACCTACGCTGATAAGTCAGAACGCACGGGAATTCGCATCCTTGACTTGATGGATGCAGTCGGATTGCGGAAGCAGTTACAGTGGACGATTAATTATAAGAACGTCATTCTGGAAAAGCTCTACGATTTGCCGCCCCTTGACCCGGAAGTGGTGATTGAGGAATATTTGGCTTATGCGGAACGGTTGCGTCCCCACGTTGTGGATAGTTCTCTGAAGATTTACGATGCAGTTCAGAAGCGGCGAAATATTCTGTTTGAGGGAGCTCAAGGGACGCTGCTAGATTTGGATCACGGGACTTATCCCTATGTGACTTCTTCTAATCCAGTGGCGGGTGGCGCTTGCGTGGGTGCGGGTGTGGGCCCGACGATGATCGATCGCGTGATCGGGGTAGCGAAAGCGTACACAACGCGGGTGGGAGAGGGGCCTTTTCCTACAGAGATGGTAGATGGAGTGGGACAAGTTTTGTGCGATCGCGGCGCAGAATTCGGGACAACAACTGGCCGTAAACGCCGCTGCGGTTGGTTCGATGCTGTCATTGGCCGTTATGCGGTGCGGATTAATGGTTTAGATTGTCTAGCTATTACCAAGTTAGATGTTTTAGACGAGTTAGAGGAAATTAAAGTTTGCGTTGCTTATGAAATTGATGGCGATCGCATCGAAGATTTTCCTAGTAGTTCTCGAACATTTGCACGGTGCAAGCCTATCTATGAAACCATGCCGGGTTGGAAACAGTCAACGGAGGACTGTCGGACTTTGGCAGATTTGCCTAAAGAAGCTTTGGATTATCTGAAGTTTTTAGCAGAGTTAATGGCAGTACCGATCGCGATCGTCTCTTTGGGAGCAAGTCGCGATCAAACTATCATTGTAGAAGATCCCATTCACGGGCCCAAGCGAGCTTTGTTGTATGCTAATGGCACATCCGTTGGCGTTCAAGGCTAA